In Thunnus maccoyii chromosome 11, fThuMac1.1, whole genome shotgun sequence, one genomic interval encodes:
- the LOC121906757 gene encoding trace amine-associated receptor 13c-like, protein MPLFLFSMMMKTPEAAELCFPQLLNNSCRKPLPPQSDALLAYILLSFISLLTVTLNLLVIISISHFRQLHNPTNLLILSLAVSDFLVGLLLMPVEILLTEACWFFGDHMCALYYIVEFIITSSSVGNMVLISIDRYLAICDPLQYTNKVTLDRTKICVCLCWICSVLYNSLILNNFLRQPDGQNSCYGECVVILNNITGAVDFVFTFISPISVIIFLYVRVFVVAVSQARTMRSHIATVALQRSVKVTAKKSEMKAARTLGVVVVVFLICICPYYSPIFVGQDIEDSSSSSPFAIWLFYFNSCLNPVIYAFFYPWFRKSIKFIVTLQILQPDSCNVRIM, encoded by the exons AtgcctcttttccttttctctatGATGATGAAGACCCCAGAAGCAGCTGAACTCTGCTTCCCACAACTCCTTAACAATTCCTGCAGGAAACCTTTGCCACCTCAGTCTGATGCCCTGCTTGCTTATATCCTGCTGtccttcatctctctgctcACTGTGACTCTCAACCTTCTGGTCATCATCTCCATCTCCCACTTCAG GCAACTACACAACCCAACcaacctcctcatcctctctctggCTGTCTCAGACTTTCTCGTTGGGCTCCTGCTGATGCCGGTTGAAATCCTTCTTACAGAGGCCTGCTGGTTCTTTGGTGACCACATGTGTGCTCTGTACTATATAGTAGAGTTTATCATTACCTCCTCTTCAGTTGGAAATATGGTGCTCATATCGATTGATCGTTATCTGGCTATCTGTGATCCTCTACAATACACCAACAAAGTTACTCTGGACAGaacaaaaatatgtgtttgtctgtgttggaTCTGCTCTGTTCTCTATAACAGTCTGATTTTAAATAACTTTCTGAGACAACCTGATGGACAGAATTCCTGCTATGGAGAGTGTGTAGTTATCCTCAACAATATCACAGGAGCTGTTGACTTTGTCTTTACCTTTATAAGCCCAATTAGTGTCATTATATTTCTATATGTGAGAGTATTTGTGGTGGCTGTGTCTCAGGCTCGCACTATGAGGTCTCACATTGCAACTGTCGCACTCCAACGTTCAGTGAAAGTAACTGCTAAAAAATCTGAGATGAAAGCAGCCAGGACTCTTGGTGTTGTAGTAGTTGTGTTTCTTATATGTATCTGTCCATATTACTCTCCAATCTTTGTAGGACAGGATATTGAAGACAGCAGTTCATCCTCACCTTTTGCAAtctggttgttttattttaactccTGTCTAAACCCTGTGATCTATGCCTTTTTCTACCCCTGGTTCAGAAAATCTATTAAATTCATTGTTACACTTCAGATACTGCAGCCTGACTCCTGTAATGTTAGAATAATGTAG